The following coding sequences are from one Cygnus olor isolate bCygOlo1 chromosome 2, bCygOlo1.pri.v2, whole genome shotgun sequence window:
- the ODF1 gene encoding outer dense fiber protein 1, which produces MSLFNHILEDTEWDLRRAEREMQRQVRLLDRQLRHLREELPPCCPCSPLPPTPCPCLRPRGTSSHPAERGRALPATVDMEQELVSKQRRSNRMPNASWDRNVLAVMDVKGFDPEEVTVKVKDRKVQVLAEHEETHTTARGREYNYKNIRKEISLPPGVSEDEVTYSLGSNRIVKIETAHKHCPCLMRF; this is translated from the exons ATGTCTCTGTTCAACCACATTTTGGAAGACACCGAGTGGGATTTGAGGCGAGCCgagagagaaatgcagaggCAGGTGCGGCTGCTGGACCGGCAGCTGCGGCACCTGCGGGAGGAGCTgcccccctgctgcccctgcagccccctgccgcctaccccctgcccctgcctgcgTCCCCGCGGGACATCCAGCCACCCGGCAGAGCGTGGCAGGGCCCTGCCGGCCACGGTGGAcatggagcaggagctggtcaG CAAACAAAGAAGATCTAACAGGATGCCGAATGCTTCCTGGGATCGTAATGTTTTAGCTGTGATGGACGTGAAGGGTTTTGACCCCGAGGAAGTCACCGTGAAGGTGAAGGACAGGAAGGTCCAAGTGCTAGCGGAGCACGAGGAGACACACACCACTGCGCGAGGGAGGGAATATAACTACAAAAACATCAGGAAGGAAATCTCCTTGCCGCCAGGGGTGAGTGAAGACGAGGTGACGTACTCTCTAGGATCTAACAGGATCGTGAAGATTGAAACTGCACACAAGCACTGCCCCTGCCTCATGAGATTCTGA